In Coregonus clupeaformis isolate EN_2021a chromosome 5, ASM2061545v1, whole genome shotgun sequence, the sequence cccagaaccacacggggggacctagtgaatgacctgcagagagctgggaccaaagtctaccatcagtaacacactacgccgccagggactctgacgacaggacgactgatccgtgtaaaggaaagaatgaatggggccatgtatcgtgagattttgagtgaaaacctccttccatcagcaagggcattgaagatgaaacgtggctgggtctttcagcatgacaatgatcccaaacacaccgcccgggcaacgaaggagtggcttcgtaagaagcatttcaaggtcctggagtggcctagccagtctccagatctcaaccccatagaaaatcttcggagggagttgaaagtccgtgttgcccagcgatagccccaaaacatcactgctctagaggagatctgcatggaggaatgggccaaaataccagcaacagtgtgtgaaaaccttgtgaagacttacagaaaacatttgacctgtgtcattgccaacaaagggtatataacaaagtattgagaaacttttgttattggccaaatacttattttccaccatcatttgcaaataaattcattaaaaatcctacaatgtgattttctggattttttttcatcattttgtctgtcatagttgacgtgtacctatgatgaaaattacaggcctctctcatctttttaagtgggagaacttgcacaattggtggctgactaaatacttttttcccccactgtacctcacATGTGACTCATAATAAGACTAAGCACttagcctattaaaatgtttatctgactccataaagatacactgaacaaaaatataaacgcaacatgtaaagtgttggtcccatgtttcatgagcggaaataaaagatcccagaaattgtccatacacacaaaaagcttattatttgtttacatccctgttagtgagtatttctcctttgccaaaataatccattaacctgacaggtgtggcatatcaagaagctgatcatgctgtttaatcagtacacaggtgcaccttgtactcgggacaataaaaggtcactctaaaatgtgcagttttgtcacacaacacaatgccacagatgtctcatgtgtagttttagagaatttggcagtacgtccaaccggcctcaaaaccccagaccacgtgtaaccacgacagcccaggacctccacatccggcacggcttcttcacctgcgggatcgtttgAGACCAGCCACCGGGACAGCttatgaaactgaggagtatttctgtctgtaataaagcccttttgtgcggaaaaactcattctgattggctgggctggctccccagtgggtgggcctggctcccaagtgggtgggccaggCAGGGCATGCGCCCTAAtctatgtgaaatccatagattagggcccaacgaatttatttcaattgactgatttccttacattaACTTTAACTCAGAAAAATAgttgaaaatgttgcatgttgcgtttatatttttgttcagtatagctcaagagaaagtgcaagtctctccaactctgctctcttcaaactacatctagcatgttggctgatatagcccagtaatacagatagcctaatataagggccatgtgagaatctcaggtaatttaacctatttcttaAATTATTTTTGCGCATTTGATATATCATGAAAAGTAGGgtattagctagggaaactgacagatcaacaATGTTACATGCCatactgactaataaaaactcacattgcACAAAATAAATGTCAGAATATCAGCCTACAATCCTTTGGCCGatggtttcatcgtttgattcaggtctagtgtgattgaggcaaaaataatagctacAGTAACCttagccaacttttggccagctctctctctaaaGGTAAATCAACTGGCAAAAGCTAGCCAAGTTCATTTACTTGTGTTGAAActggacaaaacaaaggctacaaaacatttccataaaaacaacagctgttagatagtaataatagccacctcatatTGCTATCTAACAGATAGGTGGCtagagctgacctggctgtggtagctactagctagcgtagctaattcattcacctcagtctaGAGGGGATGAAACTTTAGCTAgcgttacatgtcagttacaatactagctcagcactgcgaATAAACACTTGTTTCGGTTTTTGtctgttaagttaaacagcagttaccttgccagctacatcagtcaactaatggagtagccagtttctgctctgcttgcttttacaactcggtgaaagagcgcaacacatacacactgaactatGCTGGTCAactcaaatcaagctttatttatacagcgcATTTCAGACAtagaatgcaacacaatgtgctttacaggaaaaaacaaataaaaaaaaacaatgaaaataaaagctgaaatatttactacacaacaagcATAAGATAAAAAAACGAAAGAATGACAAACTGAACAACTAATGACAAactggtcaaatcaaatcaagctttatttatacagcacattttagacatggaatgcaacacaatgtgctttacaggaaaaaatgaataaaaaacaatgaaaataaaagctgaaatatttactacacaacaaacttAAGACAAAAAACAAAATAATGACAAACTGAACAACTAAAAAGCCAGCCTTCCAGAAACTTGGCTTTCACACAGCCTGACAGCCCGCTCTGTGGTGTCCACAAGGTCCTAAATCCAGTTGACCGCTCGGAGGTGTCCGCACACCATTGCCGCTTTTTCTATCACattgcaatgataaaactgggggggacagaaatgcaatttcagaatgtgggggggacatgaccCCTCCGTCCacagtgaaagttgcacccctgaaTGAAATAAATTGTTGTCCTTCTCTTCATCATTGTAATGTCATACTTAAATAACATAGGACTAGAATAAGATGCAGACGGCTATCATTTCTCTTCacaaagattgaatggttatgggtctgaataaataactggtatagcctactgccatcgCGCGTTCGCTCGTTTCAAACTccctgtgagttctattggctgctatatttaacattcagcaaagaagagcttgcatccctcttcgaatagtctattaGTATAAGAAATGCTTTAAAaaatgtccagcaagctattctagtctagatTTTTCTGGGACAGCTAATATTTTAAGGAGAGGCCAGCAGAGCGCAGGTGCGTATTGcccaagagacagaggctataagttagaagcttacgcataacccatcattcattagctaaatataaggctaatattGCATTTaatttattacctgaaagaggtaggctaggccatccatatataaactcagcaaaaaaagaaacatcctctcactgtcaactgcgtttattttcagcaaacttaacatgtgtaaatatttgtatgaacataacaagattcaacaactgagacatacactgaacaagttccacagactaacagtgtccctgaacaaagggggggtcaaaatcaaaagtaacagtcagtatctggtgtggccaccagctgcattaagtactacagtgcatctcctcctcatggactgcaccagatttgccagttcttgctgtgagatgttaccccactcttccaccaaggcacctgcaagttccctgacgtttctggggggaatggccctagccctcaccctccgattcaacaggtcccagacgtgctcaatgggattgagatccaggcttttcgcaacaggtcccagacgtgctcaatgggattgagatccaggctTTTCGCTGTCACATATAATTTAAAAGTTCCTTTGCACATCATGCTGTTCATAgaaataatgtattataatttaccggtttctcacAGTTATTTATCAAGGGAAAAGGGAGTGGGTTTGGGCAGGAAATCTCAGTAAATCTCGGTAACCTGGTTCCCGCTATTCAACCCTATTGTAAACCCATAAAATCATGACGGAAGACAAGCCAATGTCAAGCTATCCACTGTTGGACTATCCAATGTTGGACTATCCCATTTTGGATTCTCAGACCTGACAAACTTCAATTTGGGACCCTTTGACTTGAATTGGGAGTCTCCGATTTAGCACCATCCAATTTGGCTTTCTTACTGCCCTCAACCATCACCTCTTGCAACCTACTCCTCCTCCATTCACAGCTCTCCTCATAGGGGCACATCCTACACTTCCAAGCCTCTTCTATATCCTCAATATCCACTCCATGgggctccctctcccccctccagaAGGCCAGGTAGCCCATGAGCTCAGCCCTTAGCTGGGTCTCCTCAAACTCTACCTCCCTGGTTCCTATGAGGCCTCCGGAGCTCTGATGTCTGTATTCCAGGCGTAGCTTGTCAATGGGCTGGAGGTTGGAAAAATTTAGCACAACCAACAGGTGGTCCACGAGCTCTCCGAAGGTGACCGCCAGGAGGCCCAATTTCTGGGCATAGCTCTGGAGCTCTGACCCAAAGGCCTGGTGAGGCCGGAGCTTGAGGTAGTGGAGGAGCTGATCCCTCTTCATAGAACCCTGGACCATGGAGTCAAACAGGAGCTTATACACAcctacctgagagagagagagagagagagagagagagagagagagagagagagagatcagagagagagagagatcagagagagagagagagagagagagagagagagagagagatcagagagagagagagagagagagagagagagagatcagagagagagatcagagagagagagagagagatcagagagagagatcagagagagagagatcagagagagagagagagagatcagaaataAAGAGATATCAGAGAGGGGTCAAAGAGACCAGAGGGACAGATAAATGAGAGAGtccagaaagagaaagaaaggtcaaagagagagacaccaaaGAGGTCAGAGAAACATCAGAGAgatatagtgtgtgtgtctggtgtggtaGTGTAGCCACACCAGCTCAGGTGTATAGCACAGGGCCTTTTGGGGGACCTAagctacactgtaaaaaaaaaaaaaaacttgtttcaactaattattaATAAAGTTCAGGTAGCAGATTATGGACCCTAacatatatgtacagttgaagtcggaagtttacatacagttaggttggagtcattaaaacttgtttttcaaccactccacaaatttcttgttaacaaactatagttttggcaagtcggtttggacatctactttgtgcatgacacaagtaatttttccaacaattgtttacagacagattatttcacttataattcactgtatcacaattccagtgggtcagatgtttacatacactaagttgactgtgcctttaaacagcttggaaaattccagaaaatgatgtcatggctttagaagcttctgataggctaattgacatcatttgagtcaattggaggtgtacctgtggatgtatttcaaggcctaccttcaaactcagtgcctctttgcttgacatcatgggaaaatcaaaagaaatcagccaagacctcaaaaaataaaatgttgacctccacaagtctggttcatccttgggagcaatttccaaacgcctgaaggtaccacgttcatctgtacaaacaatagtacgcaagtataaacaccatgggaccacgcagccgtcataccgctcaggaaggagacgcgttctgtctcctagagatgaacatactttggtgcgaaatgtgcaaatcaatcccagaacaacagcaaaggaccttgtgaagatgctggaggaaacgggtacaaaagtatctatatccacagtaaaaacgagtcctatatcaacataacctgaaaggccgctcagcaacgaagaagccacggctccaaaaccgacataaaaaagccagactacggtttgcaactgcacatggggacaaagatcgtactttttggagaaatgtccgctggtctgatgaaacaaaaatagaactgtttggccataatgaccatcgttatgtttggaggaaaaagggggacgcttgcaagccgaagaacaccattccaaccgtgaagcacgggggtggcagcatcatgctgtgggggtgctttgctgcaggagggactggtgcacttcacaaaatagatggcatcatgaagaaggaaaattatgtggatatattgaagcaacatctcaagacatcagtcaggaagttaaagcttggtcgcaaatgggtcttccaaatggacaatgaccccaagcatacttccaaagttggggcaaaatggcttaaggacaacaaagtcaaggtattggagtgaccatcacaaaccctgacctcaatcctatagaacatttgtgggcagaactgaaaaagcgtgtgcgagcaaggaggcctacaaacctgactcagttacaccagctctgtcaggaggaatgggccaaaattcacccaacttattgtgggaagcttgtggaaggctacccgaaacgtttgacccaagttaaacaatttaaaggcaatgctatcaaatactaattgagtgtatgtaaacttctgacccactgggaatgtgattaaataaataaaagctgaaataaaatcactctctactattattctgacatttcacattcttaaaatacagtggtgatcctaactgacctaagacagggaatttttactaggattaaatgtcaggaattgtgaaaaactgagtttaaatgtatttggctaaggtgtatttaaacttccgacttcaactgtatgtagtgcTGTATATTAACCAATATACATGGGTTCTAActataattttttgttgttgttagtttACAATTGCACAATTTATGCTCCCCGCATATAAATACCACGAAGACTGCCGAAAAGCCCCAAACGCAAGATCACAATTTCTAAGTTACTATTATATGCGTTTCGGGCATTGAGATATAAGTGCTACACTTCCTTTAAGTAACTGGTTCCAGATTCCAGAGGCACTGTAATCATGTACAATATGTTaagttgaaaacattgtatgttaaaatcactgtgtgtgtgtaactagttCTACAGACTATTTTTTTGGTAAGCTGCCCAAATACTAATTTCTAACTAAATGAACATACGAGACAATTTGAGCAAAACACATCATTTTAAGTTGACAAAATGTTTGCCTACGTTTTCTCAtgttggagctaagtttgggccaacTAAAAAGTTTAGTTCTGGTAACACTTTGACCAAAAAGTAAACtaaaaaaaggctgtggaaccaattaattaataataattagttgaaacaactTGATTTTTGTTTGCAGTGTGGATGGTTGGGGGCCCACTAGCGGCCGCTTATGTCGTTTATTGGCTGGGCCGGCACTGAGTGTAGCCTACCTGTAGAGAGTGTCCCTTGGCCTGGGCAGGGTGAGGCAGGGAGTTGTGACTGCGGGTCTTCAGTTCACTCAGGACCAGTTCCCCAGACTCACTACAATACAGCTCATCAACCACACCCAGGAAAAACACCCCATCCAACACACCTAACACTGGAAACTCCCGCACAAGCTGGcctgggaaacacacacacacacgcgcacacacacactgattatgAGATGGCTATTTGCAACAGCTTATAATATTTTGTCATCATTACAGTATGATCATATTTAGTGTACTCTGTGAAATCTGATCAGTACCACCATACCTGACTCCAGAGCTGGGACCATCTGTATCAGTTTGATGAGTTTCAAGGCTTCCCTGTCCTCTTTGGTATGAACAACCACGGTCACAGCATCCGGGTTTGCCTCTAGTTCTAGACACATATAATCAAGGACAGGAAATAGGTTATCATCACTAACTAAACTACCTCCACATCATCCATAAGGGGATCAAGCATACACATGAACTAACAGGGATTTAATGTTATGGGGGATTTATTGTATGGGGAAAGTTGAAGTTACAAAATTACTTGTGTTAcatgaaagtagtctatgggccaaTGACCTTCCATTCAGCATTGGCTCATGAGGTAGTTCCTTATAGTTAtggaaatatattattattttctagGGCACAACATGCTGCTTACCTCTAGCGAGATGAATACTGGCCCCTGTCGTCACTGCAGttcttctcatctctctcctcttcatgtGAGGCTTGAGGAACCCATAGACCACTTTAATCTCACACCACGACTGCTCACACAGCTGAGTAACATTCAGGTGACGCTTACTGAACCTCTCCATTGGACTCTGGTCTGGGACAGACAGGGTAACAGTGCTCCTATTGTTGCTCAGCCTCTCGAACAGGGCTACGACCAGGTGACCCCTGATGGACGGACACATTAGTGATGGGGATAAAAATCTATATAGTTACATATCGCGATATTATTTTGGATGATATTATATTgatactttgactccaagtatcgatttgtaaaaggggcagcaggtagcttagtggttaagagcgttgtgccagtaaccgaaaggtcgctggttctaatccccgtgctgactaggtaaaaaatctgttgatgtgcccttgagcaaggcacttaaccctaattgctcctgtaagtcgctctggataagagcgtctgctaaatgactcaaatatattatatattttttgctaggtagcgttagctagcacTAGTCGGCTGTAGCTGTGCCAAAATGCCGGTATTTCTCATCCTATACAGtaacttgttctccatcttctttttaaatagtgagcaaacatgttttcagcaattttatttccatgactgatcaaaactcgtttttgtcatggctctcttgtctctctgtagcagacatatagtgagcaatacataatcgcaatacatatagaatcgtgagaattgcaATAAATATCGTATCGGCATCTAAGCATCGTGATAATATCAttttgtgaggtccctggcaattcccagccctaatgtgcatgcacacacgcaggcacacacacagacacacacacagacacacattagaCAGAAGCTGTTAATAAAAAACACATTTCTCTcaatcatctctctctttctctttcacacacatacacacccagaaCAGAAGTTGCTGATCAAAAGCATCtgttggattctagcttgaaatatacttattccTGTTACCATACTATAACTTATTgattactttacatgtataaggaatgtatatgttggggtcaatgaaGGGTGGATAGGAATTTGGTGTATGGAAAGTAGGAGACAATGGGAAGTGcagaaagttcatattctgttccTTGTTTCTAAGGAGGGAGGCGAAGAGTAATAGTTAGT encodes:
- the LOC121566476 gene encoding exonuclease V, which produces MNSYTTPREDRLDDGCDISDAQLLSKQSEHLAPPDQPSLTPAGTSLTPAGGTSLTPTGGTSLTPGDGTSLTPAGLIPAEGTNVTPASGSSTSLSAGADQHFPTLGVCLGDDALALAKKEERINGQIKKRGHLVVALFERLSNNRSTVTLSVPDQSPMERFSKRHLNVTQLCEQSWCEIKVVYGFLKPHMKRREMRRTAVTTGASIHLARELEANPDAVTVVVHTKEDREALKLIKLIQMVPALESGQLVREFPVLGVLDGVFFLGVVDELYCSESGELVLSELKTRSHNSLPHPAQAKGHSLQVGVYKLLFDSMVQGSMKRDQLLHYLKLRPHQAFGSELQSYAQKLGLLAVTFGELVDHLLVVLNFSNLQPIDKLRLEYRHQSSGGLIGTREVEFEETQLRAELMGYLAFWRGEREPHGVDIEDIEEAWKCRMCPYEESCEWRRSRLQEVMVEGSKKAKLDGAKSETPNSSQRVPN